From Mus musculus strain C57BL/6J chromosome 8, GRCm38.p6 C57BL/6J, a single genomic window includes:
- the Cdk10 gene encoding cyclin-dependent kinase 10 isoform 1 (isoform 1 is encoded by transcript variant 1) — MAEVDLESDQIRLKCIRKEGFFTVPPEHRLGRCRSVKEFEKLNRIGEGTYGIVYRARDTQTDEIVALKKVRMDKEKDGIPISSLREITLLLRLRHPNIVELKEVVVGNHLESIFLVMGYCEQDLASLLENMPTPFSEAQVKCIMLQVLRGLQYLHRNFIIHRDLKVSNLLMTDKGCVKTADFGLARAYGVPVKPMTPKVVTLWYRAPELLLGTTTQTTSIDMWAVGCILAELLAHKPLLPGTSEIHQIDLIVQLLGTPSENIWPGFSKLPLAGQYSLRKQPYNNLKHKFPWLSEAGLRLLNFLFMYDPKKRATSGDCLESSYFKEKPLPCEPELMPTFPHHRNKRAAPAAAEGQSKRCRP, encoded by the exons ATGGCAGAGGTGGACCTGGAGTCGGATCAGATCCGATTGAAGTGTATCCGTAAGGAAGGTTTCTTCACCGTGCCTCCAGAACACAGG CTGGGAAGATGCCGAAGCGTTAAGGAGTTTGAGAAGCTGAACCGGATTGGCGAGGGCACCTATGGCATCGTGT ATCGGGCCAGGGATACCCAGACAGATGAAATTGTCGCCCTGAAGAAGGTGCGGATGGACAAAGAGAAGGATG GCATCCCCATCAGCAGCCTGCGTGAGATCACACTGCTCTTGCGTCTCCGCCATCCAAACATTGTGGAGCTGAAGGAGGTGGTTGTGGGCAACCACCTGGAGAG CATCTTCCTGGTCATGGGTTACTGCGAACAAGATCTGGCCAGCCTATTGGAAAATATGCCAACACCCTTCTCGGAGGCCCAG GTTAAATGCATCATGCTACAGGTGCTTCGTGGCCTTCAGTACCTGCACAGGAACTTCATCATCCACAG GGACCTGAAGGTGTCCAACTTGCTCATGACAGACAAGGGCTGTGTAAAGACAG CTGATTTTGGCCTGGCTCGGGCCTATGGTGTTCCAGTAAAGCCAATGACTCCCAAGGTTGTTACCCTCTG GTACCGAGCCCCAGAGCTGCTGCTTGGAACTACCACCCAGACTACCAGCATTGACATGTG GGCTGTCGGCTGCATCCTGGCAGAGCTGCTGGCCCATAAGCCCCTCCTCCCTGGCACTTCCGAGATCCACCAGATCGACTTGATTGTACAGCTGTTGGGGACACCGAGTGAGAATATCTGGCCG GGTTTCTCCAAGCTGCCGCTGGCCGGCCAGTACAGCTTGAGGAAACAGCCCTATAACAACCTCAAGCACAAGTTCCCGTGGCTCTCAGAGGCCGGACTCCGTCTGCTCAACTTCCTCTTCATGTATGACCCTAAGAAAAG GGCAACCTCGGGAGACTGCCTGGAGAGCTCCTACTTCAAGGAGAAGCCCCTGC CCTGTGAACCGGAGCTCATGCCTACCTTCCCCCACCACCGCAATAAGCGTGCTGCCCCAGCTGCCGCTGAAGGGCAGAGCAAACGATGCCGGCCCTGA
- the Cdk10 gene encoding cyclin-dependent kinase 10 isoform X1, giving the protein MAEVDLESDQIRLKCIRKEGFFTVPPEHRLGRCRSVKEFEKLNRIGEGTYGIVYRARDTQTDEIVALKKVRMDKEKDGIPISSLREITLLLRLRHPNIVELKEVVVGNHLESIFLVMGYCEQDLASLLENMPTPFSEAQVKCIMLQVLRGLQYLHRNFIIHRDLKVSNLLMTDKGCVKTADFGLARAYGVPVKPMTPKVVTLWYRAPELLLGTTTQTTSIDMWAVGCILAELLAHKPLLPGTSEIHQIDLIVQLLGTPSENIWPGFSKLPLAGQYSLRKQPYNNLKHKFPWLSEAGLRLLNFLFMYDPKKRATSGDCLESSYFKEKPLPPGQP; this is encoded by the exons ATGGCAGAGGTGGACCTGGAGTCGGATCAGATCCGATTGAAGTGTATCCGTAAGGAAGGTTTCTTCACCGTGCCTCCAGAACACAGG CTGGGAAGATGCCGAAGCGTTAAGGAGTTTGAGAAGCTGAACCGGATTGGCGAGGGCACCTATGGCATCGTGT ATCGGGCCAGGGATACCCAGACAGATGAAATTGTCGCCCTGAAGAAGGTGCGGATGGACAAAGAGAAGGATG GCATCCCCATCAGCAGCCTGCGTGAGATCACACTGCTCTTGCGTCTCCGCCATCCAAACATTGTGGAGCTGAAGGAGGTGGTTGTGGGCAACCACCTGGAGAG CATCTTCCTGGTCATGGGTTACTGCGAACAAGATCTGGCCAGCCTATTGGAAAATATGCCAACACCCTTCTCGGAGGCCCAG GTTAAATGCATCATGCTACAGGTGCTTCGTGGCCTTCAGTACCTGCACAGGAACTTCATCATCCACAG GGACCTGAAGGTGTCCAACTTGCTCATGACAGACAAGGGCTGTGTAAAGACAG CTGATTTTGGCCTGGCTCGGGCCTATGGTGTTCCAGTAAAGCCAATGACTCCCAAGGTTGTTACCCTCTG GTACCGAGCCCCAGAGCTGCTGCTTGGAACTACCACCCAGACTACCAGCATTGACATGTG GGCTGTCGGCTGCATCCTGGCAGAGCTGCTGGCCCATAAGCCCCTCCTCCCTGGCACTTCCGAGATCCACCAGATCGACTTGATTGTACAGCTGTTGGGGACACCGAGTGAGAATATCTGGCCG GGTTTCTCCAAGCTGCCGCTGGCCGGCCAGTACAGCTTGAGGAAACAGCCCTATAACAACCTCAAGCACAAGTTCCCGTGGCTCTCAGAGGCCGGACTCCGTCTGCTCAACTTCCTCTTCATGTATGACCCTAAGAAAAG GGCAACCTCGGGAGACTGCCTGGAGAGCTCCTACTTCAAGGAGAAGCCCCTGC CTCCAGGCCAGCCCTGA
- the Cdk10 gene encoding cyclin-dependent kinase 10 isoform 2 (isoform 2 is encoded by transcript variant 2) has product MDKEKDGIPISSLREITLLLRLRHPNIVELKEVVVGNHLESIFLVMGYCEQDLASLLENMPTPFSEAQVKCIMLQVLRGLQYLHRNFIIHRDLKVSNLLMTDKGCVKTADFGLARAYGVPVKPMTPKVVTLWYRAPELLLGTTTQTTSIDMWAVGCILAELLAHKPLLPGTSEIHQIDLIVQLLGTPSENIWPGFSKLPLAGQYSLRKQPYNNLKHKFPWLSEAGLRLLNFLFMYDPKKRATSGDCLESSYFKEKPLPCEPELMPTFPHHRNKRAAPAAAEGQSKRCRP; this is encoded by the exons ATGGACAAAGAGAAGGATG GCATCCCCATCAGCAGCCTGCGTGAGATCACACTGCTCTTGCGTCTCCGCCATCCAAACATTGTGGAGCTGAAGGAGGTGGTTGTGGGCAACCACCTGGAGAG CATCTTCCTGGTCATGGGTTACTGCGAACAAGATCTGGCCAGCCTATTGGAAAATATGCCAACACCCTTCTCGGAGGCCCAG GTTAAATGCATCATGCTACAGGTGCTTCGTGGCCTTCAGTACCTGCACAGGAACTTCATCATCCACAG GGACCTGAAGGTGTCCAACTTGCTCATGACAGACAAGGGCTGTGTAAAGACAG CTGATTTTGGCCTGGCTCGGGCCTATGGTGTTCCAGTAAAGCCAATGACTCCCAAGGTTGTTACCCTCTG GTACCGAGCCCCAGAGCTGCTGCTTGGAACTACCACCCAGACTACCAGCATTGACATGTG GGCTGTCGGCTGCATCCTGGCAGAGCTGCTGGCCCATAAGCCCCTCCTCCCTGGCACTTCCGAGATCCACCAGATCGACTTGATTGTACAGCTGTTGGGGACACCGAGTGAGAATATCTGGCCG GGTTTCTCCAAGCTGCCGCTGGCCGGCCAGTACAGCTTGAGGAAACAGCCCTATAACAACCTCAAGCACAAGTTCCCGTGGCTCTCAGAGGCCGGACTCCGTCTGCTCAACTTCCTCTTCATGTATGACCCTAAGAAAAG GGCAACCTCGGGAGACTGCCTGGAGAGCTCCTACTTCAAGGAGAAGCCCCTGC CCTGTGAACCGGAGCTCATGCCTACCTTCCCCCACCACCGCAATAAGCGTGCTGCCCCAGCTGCCGCTGAAGGGCAGAGCAAACGATGCCGGCCCTGA
- the Spata2l gene encoding spermatogenesis-associated protein 2-like protein isoform 1 (isoform 1 is encoded by transcript variant 3) — MGSSSLSEDYRQCLERELRRGRAGVCGDPSLRAVLWQILVEDFDLHGALQDDALALFTDGLWGRADLAPALQDLARAFELLELAAVHLYLLPWRKEFTTIKTFSGGYVHVLKGVLSEELLTRSFQKMGYVRRDNHRLMVTTPPPACQLVQVALGCFALRLECEILSEVLTQLGTSVLPAEELLRARRASGDVASCVAWLQQRLAQDEEPPPLPPRGTPATYGAPVDLYQDLQEDESSEASLYGEPSPGLDSPPVELAYRPPLWEQSAKLWGSGGQPWEPPADDMHRASSPPYGALEEELEPEPSAFSFLSLRRELSRSGDLAPPESPSSPGQASPRHRQAEAAASSAYGPAVEPLSYQAHSCLSPGNLPTLCCDTCRQLHATHCTALSACRPTHSLRILLGDNQRRLWLQRAQVDNLLYDSPGAHP; from the exons ATGGGCAGCAGCTCACTGTCCGAGGACTATCGCCAGTGCCTGGAGCGCGAGCTGCGGCGCGGCCGCGCGGGCGTTTGCGGCGACCCCTCGCTGCGCGCGGTGCTCTGGCAGATTCTGGTGGAAGACTTTGACCTGCACGGGGCGCTACAGGACGATGCGCTAGCCCTGTTCACTGATGGCCTGTGGGGGCGGGCTGACCTGGCACCGGCCCTCCAAGATCTGGCCCGCGCCTTTGAGCTCCTAGAGCTGGCCGCTGTGCACCTGTACCTGCTGCCCTGGAGAAAGGAGTTCACCACTATCAAG ACCTTCTCAGGGGGCTATGTGCATGTGCTGAAGGGTGTACTCTCTGAGGAGCTCCTGACTCGAAGCTTCCAGAAGATGGGCTACGTGCGCAGGGACAACCACCGCCTAATGGtgaccaccccaccccctgcctgccAGCTGGTGCAGGTGGCCCTAGGTTGCTTTGCTCTTCGGTTGGAGTGTGAGATCCTAAGTGAGGTCCTGACTCAGCTGGGTACAAGCGTACTACCAGCCGAGGAGCTGCTCCGAGCTCGACGGGCTAGTGGGGATGTAGCCTCCTGTGTGGCCTGGCTGCAGCAACGCCTGGCCCAAGATGAGGAGCCACCACCTCTGCCCCCTCGGGGCACACCTGCCACTTATGGGGCCCCAGTGGACCTGTATCAGGACCTGCAGGAAGATGAGAGCTCAGAGGCCAGTCTGTATGGTGAGCCTTCCCCAGGGCTGGACTCGCCTCCtgtggagctggcttacaggccACCACTCTGGGAGCAGAGTGCCAAACTATGGGGTTCTGGAGGTCAGCCCTGGGAACCGCCAGCTGATGATATGCATCGGGCCAGCAGCCCACCATATGGGGCTCTGGAAGAGGAGCTGGAGCCAGAAccctctgctttctccttcctttctctgcgCCGTGAGCTGAGTCGCTCAGGAGACTTAGCTCCCCCTGAGTCCCCTTCAAGCCCCGGGCAAGCCAGCCCCCGACACAGGCAGGCAGAAGCAGCTGCATCCTCGGCCTATGGGCCTGCTGTTGAGCCTCTGAGCTACCAGGCACACAGCTGCTTGAGCCCTGGCAACCTACCCACCCTCTGCTGTGACACCTGCCGCCAGCTCCATGCTACCCACTGCACTGCCCTATCTGCCTGCCGCCCGACTCATTCACTGCGCATTCTTCTTGGTGACAACCAGAGACGCCTGTGGCTGCAACGAGCACAGGTGGATAACCTGCTCTATGACAGTCCTGGGGCCCATCCCTAG
- the Spata2l gene encoding spermatogenesis-associated protein 2-like protein isoform X2, which produces MTFSGGYVHVLKGVLSEELLTRSFQKMGYVRRDNHRLMVTTPPPACQLVQVALGCFALRLECEILSEVLTQLGTSVLPAEELLRARRASGDVASCVAWLQQRLAQDEEPPPLPPRGTPATYGAPVDLYQDLQEDESSEASLYGEPSPGLDSPPVELAYRPPLWEQSAKLWGSGGQPWEPPADDMHRASSPPYGALEEELEPEPSAFSFLSLRRELSRSGDLAPPESPSSPGQASPRHRQAEAAASSAYGPAVEPLSYQAHSCLSPGNLPTLCCDTCRQLHATHCTALSACRPTHSLRILLGDNQRRLWLQRAQVDNLLYDSPGAHP; this is translated from the exons atg ACCTTCTCAGGGGGCTATGTGCATGTGCTGAAGGGTGTACTCTCTGAGGAGCTCCTGACTCGAAGCTTCCAGAAGATGGGCTACGTGCGCAGGGACAACCACCGCCTAATGGtgaccaccccaccccctgcctgccAGCTGGTGCAGGTGGCCCTAGGTTGCTTTGCTCTTCGGTTGGAGTGTGAGATCCTAAGTGAGGTCCTGACTCAGCTGGGTACAAGCGTACTACCAGCCGAGGAGCTGCTCCGAGCTCGACGGGCTAGTGGGGATGTAGCCTCCTGTGTGGCCTGGCTGCAGCAACGCCTGGCCCAAGATGAGGAGCCACCACCTCTGCCCCCTCGGGGCACACCTGCCACTTATGGGGCCCCAGTGGACCTGTATCAGGACCTGCAGGAAGATGAGAGCTCAGAGGCCAGTCTGTATGGTGAGCCTTCCCCAGGGCTGGACTCGCCTCCtgtggagctggcttacaggccACCACTCTGGGAGCAGAGTGCCAAACTATGGGGTTCTGGAGGTCAGCCCTGGGAACCGCCAGCTGATGATATGCATCGGGCCAGCAGCCCACCATATGGGGCTCTGGAAGAGGAGCTGGAGCCAGAAccctctgctttctccttcctttctctgcgCCGTGAGCTGAGTCGCTCAGGAGACTTAGCTCCCCCTGAGTCCCCTTCAAGCCCCGGGCAAGCCAGCCCCCGACACAGGCAGGCAGAAGCAGCTGCATCCTCGGCCTATGGGCCTGCTGTTGAGCCTCTGAGCTACCAGGCACACAGCTGCTTGAGCCCTGGCAACCTACCCACCCTCTGCTGTGACACCTGCCGCCAGCTCCATGCTACCCACTGCACTGCCCTATCTGCCTGCCGCCCGACTCATTCACTGCGCATTCTTCTTGGTGACAACCAGAGACGCCTGTGGCTGCAACGAGCACAGGTGGATAACCTGCTCTATGACAGTCCTGGGGCCCATCCCTAG
- the Spata2l gene encoding spermatogenesis-associated protein 2-like protein isoform 2 (isoform 2 is encoded by transcript variant 4): protein MGYVRRDNHRLMVTTPPPACQLVQVALGCFALRLECEILSEVLTQLGTSVLPAEELLRARRASGDVASCVAWLQQRLAQDEEPPPLPPRGTPATYGAPVDLYQDLQEDESSEASLYGEPSPGLDSPPVELAYRPPLWEQSAKLWGSGGQPWEPPADDMHRASSPPYGALEEELEPEPSAFSFLSLRRELSRSGDLAPPESPSSPGQASPRHRQAEAAASSAYGPAVEPLSYQAHSCLSPGNLPTLCCDTCRQLHATHCTALSACRPTHSLRILLGDNQRRLWLQRAQVDNLLYDSPGAHP from the coding sequence ATGGGCTACGTGCGCAGGGACAACCACCGCCTAATGGtgaccaccccaccccctgcctgccAGCTGGTGCAGGTGGCCCTAGGTTGCTTTGCTCTTCGGTTGGAGTGTGAGATCCTAAGTGAGGTCCTGACTCAGCTGGGTACAAGCGTACTACCAGCCGAGGAGCTGCTCCGAGCTCGACGGGCTAGTGGGGATGTAGCCTCCTGTGTGGCCTGGCTGCAGCAACGCCTGGCCCAAGATGAGGAGCCACCACCTCTGCCCCCTCGGGGCACACCTGCCACTTATGGGGCCCCAGTGGACCTGTATCAGGACCTGCAGGAAGATGAGAGCTCAGAGGCCAGTCTGTATGGTGAGCCTTCCCCAGGGCTGGACTCGCCTCCtgtggagctggcttacaggccACCACTCTGGGAGCAGAGTGCCAAACTATGGGGTTCTGGAGGTCAGCCCTGGGAACCGCCAGCTGATGATATGCATCGGGCCAGCAGCCCACCATATGGGGCTCTGGAAGAGGAGCTGGAGCCAGAAccctctgctttctccttcctttctctgcgCCGTGAGCTGAGTCGCTCAGGAGACTTAGCTCCCCCTGAGTCCCCTTCAAGCCCCGGGCAAGCCAGCCCCCGACACAGGCAGGCAGAAGCAGCTGCATCCTCGGCCTATGGGCCTGCTGTTGAGCCTCTGAGCTACCAGGCACACAGCTGCTTGAGCCCTGGCAACCTACCCACCCTCTGCTGTGACACCTGCCGCCAGCTCCATGCTACCCACTGCACTGCCCTATCTGCCTGCCGCCCGACTCATTCACTGCGCATTCTTCTTGGTGACAACCAGAGACGCCTGTGGCTGCAACGAGCACAGGTGGATAACCTGCTCTATGACAGTCCTGGGGCCCATCCCTAG